Proteins encoded within one genomic window of Heptranchias perlo isolate sHepPer1 chromosome 35, sHepPer1.hap1, whole genome shotgun sequence:
- the LOC137302466 gene encoding paired immunoglobulin-like type 2 receptor beta isoform X1, translating to MGSALRLILLQLSIVLINGAEFHVIQLDHLEAEEGESITIPCSFTYKDWSRPRVMNILWTTALSNGEIIFNARTQFVHPDYRGRIEYLGNPIVENTGSIRIKQLKQSDSRTYFCKLDVRGDKIGISRTTPGTALTVRERIFHPTTGLLISSVTAPSTDAADRNSHKLGHGIILIIRSVLYLGMLAIAWLIGIYWLKRSEGSPDRRLREDSKQETRI from the exons TGCTGATAAATGGAGCTGAATTCCATGTGATCCAGCTTGATCACCTGGAGGCTGAGGAAGGAGAATCGATCACAATCCCCTGCTCCTTCACTTACAAAGATTGGTCCAGACCCAGGGTGATGAACATTCTTTGGACAACAGCTTTGTCGAACGGAGAAATTATATTCAACGCCAGGACGCAATTCGTTCACCCTGACTACCGAGGCCGGATCGAATACCTGGGCAACCCAATTGTGGAGAATACTGGCTCCATCCGCATAAAGCAGCTGAAACAAAGTGACTCGAGGACGTATTTCTGTAAATTGGATGTACGGGGGGATAAAATTGGGATTTCACGAACTACCCCAGGGACTGCCCTCACCGTACGAG AAAGGATATTTCACCCCACGACAGGTCTGTTAATCTCCTCAGTGACTGCGCCATCAACAGACGCTGCTGATAGAAACAGTCACAAACTGGGCCACGGCATTATCCTGATCATCAGATCCGTGCTGTATCTCGGCATGCTGGCAATTGCTTGGCTGATTGGAATTTATTGGCTGAAAAGGAGTGAAG GTTCTCCTGATCGAAGGTTGAGGGAAGACAGCAAACAAGAGACGAGGATATGA
- the LOC137302465 gene encoding paired immunoglobulin-like type 2 receptor beta has protein sequence MGSALRLILLQLSIVLINGAEFHVKQLDHLEAEEGESITIPCSFTYPERYRPTAISIRWRRNKFHGEFIINTRDGFVHPDYRGRVEFLGHPYTENTGSIRIKQLKQSDSRKYFCRVETLGGKSEQWQNIPGTALAVRGRTSPTAWPTNARDKTVDHPPPAKVASWMLALIGCCVLAALVIGLGAIAGVYIRKKKRENIRQEEVQHIPIVNDYQSKNMDRDQKDPSNQSHPTNAAVAKDDDSAGIVYATLQVKESPPTKSSASPSEDNVLYAAVRFQAETN, from the exons ATGGGCTCTGCTCTCCGCCTGATCCTCCTGCAACTCTCCATTG TGCTGATAAATGGAGCTGAATTCCATGTGAAGCAGCTTGATCACCTGGAGGCTGAGGAAGGAGAATCGATCACAATCCCCTGCTCCTTCACTTACCCGGAAAGGTACAGACCCACGGCGATTTCCATACGTTGGAGAAGAAATAAGTTTCATGGAGAATTTATAATCAACACCAGAGACGGCTTCGTTCACCCTGATTACCGAGGCCGGGTCGAATTCCTGGGCCACCCATATACAGAGAATACTGGCTCCATCCGCATAAAGCAGCTGAAACAAAGTGACTCGAGGAAGTATTTCTGTCGTGTGGAGACTTTGGGGGGTAAAAGCGAGCAGTGGCAAAATATCCCAGGGACTGCCCTCGCTGTACGAG GCCGCACGTCACCCACTGCCTGGCCCACCAATGCCCGGGACAAGACCGTGGACCACCCCCCACCGGCCAAAGTTGCCAGCTGGATGCTCGCCTTGATCGGCTGCTGCGTGCTGGCCGCGTTGGTTATCGGCCTCGGGGCGATTGCTGGGGTTTACATCCGGAAGAAGAAGAGGG AAAACATCAGGCAAGAGGAAGTGCAACA TATTCCAATAGTAAACGATTATCAGTCCAAGAACATGGATCGAGACCAGAAAG ATCCGTCCAATCAATCCCATCCTACTAATGCAGCTGTTGCCAAG GATGACGACTCGGCAGGGATTGTCTACGCAACCTTACAGGTCAAAGAGAGCCCACCAACGAAGAGCAGCGCTTCACCCTCGGAGGACAATGTTTTATACGCAGCCGTTAGATTCCAGGCTGAGACAAACTAG
- the LOC137302467 gene encoding paired immunoglobulin-like type 2 receptor beta isoform X2, with amino-acid sequence MGSALRLILLQLSIVLINGAEFHVIQLDHLEAEEGESITIPCSFTYKDWSRPRVMNILWTTALSNGEIMFNARTQFVHPDYRGRIEYLGNPIVENTGSIRIKQLKQSDSRTYFCKLDVRGDKIGISRTTPGTALTVRGLLISSVTAPSTDAADRNSHKLGHGIILIIRSVLYLGMLAIAWLIGIYWLKRSEGSPDRRLREDSKQETRI; translated from the exons ATGGGCTCTGCTCTCCGCCTGATCCTCCTGCAACTCTCCATTG TGCTGATAAATGGAGCTGAATTCCATGTGATCCAGCTTGATCACCTGGAGGCTGAGGAAGGAGAATCGATCACAATACCCTGCTCCTTCACTTACAAAGATTGGTCCAGACCCAGGGTGATGAACATTCTTTGGACAACAGCTTTGTCGAACGGAGAAATTATGTTCAACGCCAGGACGCAATTCGTTCACCCTGACTACCGAGGCCGGATCGAATACCTGGGCAACCCAATTGTGGAGAATACTGGCTCCATCCGCATAAAGCAGCTGAAACAAAGTGACTCGAGGACGTATTTCTGTAAATTGGATGTACGGGGGGATAAAATTGGGATTTCACGAACTACCCCAGGGACTGCCCTCACCGTACGAG GTCTGTTAATCTCCTCAGTGACTGCGCCATCAACAGACGCTGCTGATAGAAACAGTCACAAACTGGGCCACGGCATTATCCTGATCATCAGATCCGTGCTGTATCTCGGCATGCTGGCAATTGCTTGGCTGATTGGAATTTATTGGCTGAAAAGGAGTGAAG GTTCTCCTGATCGAAGGTTGAGGGAAGACAGCAAACAAGAGACGAGGATATGA
- the LOC137302467 gene encoding paired immunoglobulin-like type 2 receptor beta isoform X1, translated as MGSALRLILLQLSIVLINGAEFHVIQLDHLEAEEGESITIPCSFTYKDWSRPRVMNILWTTALSNGEIMFNARTQFVHPDYRGRIEYLGNPIVENTGSIRIKQLKQSDSRTYFCKLDVRGDKIGISRTTPGTALTVRERIFHPTTGLLISSVTAPSTDAADRNSHKLGHGIILIIRSVLYLGMLAIAWLIGIYWLKRSEGSPDRRLREDSKQETRI; from the exons ATGGGCTCTGCTCTCCGCCTGATCCTCCTGCAACTCTCCATTG TGCTGATAAATGGAGCTGAATTCCATGTGATCCAGCTTGATCACCTGGAGGCTGAGGAAGGAGAATCGATCACAATACCCTGCTCCTTCACTTACAAAGATTGGTCCAGACCCAGGGTGATGAACATTCTTTGGACAACAGCTTTGTCGAACGGAGAAATTATGTTCAACGCCAGGACGCAATTCGTTCACCCTGACTACCGAGGCCGGATCGAATACCTGGGCAACCCAATTGTGGAGAATACTGGCTCCATCCGCATAAAGCAGCTGAAACAAAGTGACTCGAGGACGTATTTCTGTAAATTGGATGTACGGGGGGATAAAATTGGGATTTCACGAACTACCCCAGGGACTGCCCTCACCGTACGAG AAAGGATATTTCACCCCACGACAGGTCTGTTAATCTCCTCAGTGACTGCGCCATCAACAGACGCTGCTGATAGAAACAGTCACAAACTGGGCCACGGCATTATCCTGATCATCAGATCCGTGCTGTATCTCGGCATGCTGGCAATTGCTTGGCTGATTGGAATTTATTGGCTGAAAAGGAGTGAAG GTTCTCCTGATCGAAGGTTGAGGGAAGACAGCAAACAAGAGACGAGGATATGA
- the LOC137302466 gene encoding paired immunoglobulin-like type 2 receptor beta isoform X2, producing the protein MGSALRLILLQLSIVLINGAEFHVIQLDHLEAEEGESITIPCSFTYKDWSRPRVMNILWTTALSNGEIIFNARTQFVHPDYRGRIEYLGNPIVENTGSIRIKQLKQSDSRTYFCKLDVRGDKIGISRTTPGTALTVRGLLISSVTAPSTDAADRNSHKLGHGIILIIRSVLYLGMLAIAWLIGIYWLKRSEGSPDRRLREDSKQETRI; encoded by the exons TGCTGATAAATGGAGCTGAATTCCATGTGATCCAGCTTGATCACCTGGAGGCTGAGGAAGGAGAATCGATCACAATCCCCTGCTCCTTCACTTACAAAGATTGGTCCAGACCCAGGGTGATGAACATTCTTTGGACAACAGCTTTGTCGAACGGAGAAATTATATTCAACGCCAGGACGCAATTCGTTCACCCTGACTACCGAGGCCGGATCGAATACCTGGGCAACCCAATTGTGGAGAATACTGGCTCCATCCGCATAAAGCAGCTGAAACAAAGTGACTCGAGGACGTATTTCTGTAAATTGGATGTACGGGGGGATAAAATTGGGATTTCACGAACTACCCCAGGGACTGCCCTCACCGTACGAG GTCTGTTAATCTCCTCAGTGACTGCGCCATCAACAGACGCTGCTGATAGAAACAGTCACAAACTGGGCCACGGCATTATCCTGATCATCAGATCCGTGCTGTATCTCGGCATGCTGGCAATTGCTTGGCTGATTGGAATTTATTGGCTGAAAAGGAGTGAAG GTTCTCCTGATCGAAGGTTGAGGGAAGACAGCAAACAAGAGACGAGGATATGA